A region of Jonquetella anthropi DSM 22815 DNA encodes the following proteins:
- the dnaA gene encoding chromosomal replication initiator protein DnaA — protein MSDQELKDLWENLLALAEPLLPAGTVETWLKSCVPLSYVDDTLTVDAANVFIENTIRNRYLKTLEELMSRAGLGQSICLTVPQEKDSSSGKPEQPQRVAEPKNPSPTGLNPNYKFSSFVVGRSNRLAHAASLAVADNPGSAYSPLFIWGGVGLGKTHLMHAIGHHALAQNPRLRVTYVSSEKFTNELITAIKNNKTAEFRSKYRHMDLLLIDDIQFIAGKESTQEEFFHTFNTLHDNKKQIVLSSDRPPKEISDIEERLVSRFEWGLVTDIQQPDYETRIAILKKKAESRNYPLPDEVAAYLAQNIPSNIRELEGSLNRVIACAELSSEQITVERAVEWLKDMIGSRRRGVITIETIQQIVAEECGFTVEDLVSRKRTNDIALSRQIAMFLCRTHTECSLQQISTAFRKKDHTTVLHAHRKISSLLMENLRVKALVENIEKKL, from the coding sequence GTGTCAGATCAAGAACTGAAGGACCTCTGGGAAAATTTGCTCGCCCTCGCCGAGCCGCTGCTTCCTGCCGGCACGGTGGAAACGTGGCTGAAAAGCTGCGTTCCTTTGTCGTACGTCGACGACACTTTGACCGTTGACGCAGCGAACGTCTTTATCGAAAACACGATCCGCAACCGGTACCTAAAAACACTGGAAGAGCTTATGTCCCGGGCGGGACTCGGCCAGTCCATTTGTCTGACCGTTCCGCAGGAAAAAGACTCTTCTTCCGGCAAACCCGAACAGCCCCAACGGGTTGCCGAGCCGAAAAACCCGTCGCCCACTGGACTGAATCCAAACTACAAGTTTTCGTCGTTCGTCGTCGGCCGGTCAAACCGGCTGGCCCACGCCGCGAGCCTTGCCGTGGCCGACAATCCCGGCTCGGCGTACAGTCCTCTTTTCATCTGGGGCGGCGTCGGACTGGGGAAAACGCACCTAATGCACGCGATCGGCCACCACGCTTTAGCCCAGAATCCGCGGCTGCGGGTTACCTACGTGAGCTCAGAAAAATTCACCAACGAGCTGATCACAGCCATCAAGAACAACAAGACGGCCGAGTTCAGGTCCAAGTATCGCCACATGGATCTGTTGCTGATCGACGACATTCAGTTTATCGCCGGCAAGGAAAGCACTCAGGAAGAGTTCTTCCACACGTTCAACACGCTGCACGACAACAAAAAACAGATCGTCCTGAGTTCCGACCGGCCGCCGAAGGAGATCAGTGACATCGAAGAGCGGCTCGTCAGCCGGTTCGAGTGGGGGCTCGTCACCGACATTCAGCAGCCCGATTACGAGACGCGGATCGCCATCTTAAAGAAGAAAGCCGAATCCCGAAACTACCCGCTGCCCGACGAGGTTGCCGCGTACTTGGCTCAAAATATCCCAAGCAATATCCGAGAGCTTGAAGGGTCTTTGAACCGGGTCATCGCCTGCGCCGAGCTGAGCAGCGAACAGATCACTGTTGAACGGGCCGTCGAGTGGCTCAAGGACATGATCGGTTCCAGGCGGCGGGGAGTCATCACGATTGAGACGATTCAGCAGATCGTCGCTGAGGAGTGCGGCTTTACGGTCGAAGACCTCGTGAGCCGAAAGAGGACCAATGACATCGCCCTTTCTCGCCAGATTGCCATGTTCCTCTGCCGAACTCACACCGAGTGCAGTCTTCAGCAAATCAGCACGGCCTTTAGGAAAAAAGACCACACGACGGTTCTCCACGCTCACAGGAAAATTTCGTCCCTGTTAATGGAAAACCTGCGCGTGAAAGCCCTTGTGGAAAACATAGAAAAAAAACTGTGA
- the dnaN gene encoding DNA polymerase III subunit beta, whose protein sequence is MKLQLNRLQFLKAWQMAERTTNSRVPQTSLYSVHIRCGQDGTFLEATDLKTSISVAAEGVQVVEEGAALLPVRVIGELLKKIDSEVVELSVTQERGMLVAGKNQYDVAVFPTDLFPDMPRPSSDEPFALVPSGELIRVLDEGIVAGSVSEEFPRYIGACQLQCQKGELRAVSTDGRRLSLSKCLCESGTDGSVLVPLAPMKEFQRFLQSVESDATVRVFTDQALVHFCLPGLEYSVRRIESSFPNYEKVLRKDFTSTLTVNRGLFIGALERVDLLVRENNHLVVVTLSPSGEMTLVGRSPEVGKACEHLSGMITGESLKAAFNANYMLDGLRAFHGDEVYMTFNGSNGQMNMMRPGSDTFLYMLMPVNLQQSEYED, encoded by the coding sequence GTGAAACTTCAATTAAACCGGCTCCAATTTCTTAAAGCATGGCAGATGGCCGAACGGACGACGAACTCCCGCGTTCCTCAGACTTCTTTGTACAGCGTTCATATTCGCTGCGGCCAAGATGGGACTTTTCTTGAGGCAACGGATCTGAAAACGTCCATTTCCGTGGCGGCCGAAGGGGTTCAGGTCGTTGAAGAAGGGGCAGCCCTCCTTCCCGTCCGAGTGATTGGTGAGCTTCTCAAAAAAATTGACAGCGAAGTCGTCGAGCTGTCGGTCACCCAAGAGCGCGGAATGTTGGTGGCAGGGAAAAACCAGTACGACGTGGCGGTGTTTCCGACCGACCTGTTCCCTGATATGCCCCGTCCGTCGTCCGATGAACCTTTTGCCCTCGTGCCGTCCGGCGAGCTGATTCGAGTGCTGGACGAGGGAATTGTAGCCGGCAGTGTTTCTGAGGAATTTCCCCGTTACATCGGAGCCTGTCAGCTCCAGTGCCAGAAAGGGGAACTTCGCGCCGTTTCCACCGACGGCCGTCGCCTTTCCCTCTCTAAGTGTCTGTGCGAGAGCGGGACGGACGGCTCTGTCCTCGTGCCGTTAGCGCCGATGAAGGAGTTTCAGCGGTTCCTTCAGTCGGTCGAATCGGACGCGACGGTCCGGGTCTTTACCGATCAGGCGTTAGTTCACTTCTGTCTGCCTGGGCTGGAATACTCGGTTCGCCGAATTGAATCAAGTTTCCCCAACTATGAAAAGGTCCTGAGAAAGGACTTCACGTCCACCCTGACGGTGAATCGGGGGCTGTTCATTGGAGCTCTTGAACGGGTTGATCTGCTCGTTCGGGAGAACAATCACCTCGTGGTGGTTACTCTGTCGCCGTCCGGCGAAATGACCTTGGTCGGTCGATCGCCAGAGGTGGGCAAAGCTTGCGAGCACTTGAGCGGCATGATCACCGGAGAGTCTTTGAAGGCCGCCTTTAACGCCAATTACATGTTGGACGGTCTCAGGGCGTTTCACGGCGACGAGGTGTACATGACGTTCAACGGGAGCAACGGGCAGATGAACATGATGCGTCCCGGTAGCGATACGTTCCTGTACATGCTCATGCCCGTCAACTTGCAGCAGAGCGAATACGAGGACTAG
- the recF gene encoding DNA replication/repair protein RecF (All proteins in this family for which functions are known are DNA-binding proteins that assist the filamentation of RecA onto DNA for the initiation of recombination or recombinational repair.) encodes MRVVGLRTRRFRNLAAQKVSFSSEMNLITGENGSGKTNFLEALNCLCGWGPFSAGRWSELTCWEENGAFELVGSFDGESGGTVQVLCASRPSLRLDGDRATWTDVRLFAPCLSFLPAHMALIEGGPVVRRRFLDVGTALLYPLYARRLSDWRRLVRHKRYLLRLGKPGDVADRIMKPLAGWLWLKREEFVGALQRELDAQADLLSCPVQIGLQRGGGGACFDPEEDFAAGLERLGPAERKSGLPLVGPHRDDLTLTVSERRAIDYFSRGQRRRAALALILAAGGAVKSQLGRSPILLIDEVASELDELGRQKVVQALGQSGCQVFAATAEPQSLDWPGDRFVMRQGSAEKL; translated from the coding sequence ATGCGGGTCGTCGGATTGAGGACCCGCCGATTCAGGAACTTGGCCGCTCAGAAAGTTTCGTTCAGTTCGGAGATGAACCTGATTACTGGGGAAAACGGGTCGGGAAAGACGAATTTCCTCGAAGCTCTGAACTGTTTGTGCGGCTGGGGGCCGTTTTCCGCAGGTCGATGGAGCGAACTGACCTGCTGGGAGGAAAACGGCGCGTTTGAGCTGGTCGGGTCGTTTGACGGCGAGTCGGGCGGGACGGTTCAGGTACTTTGCGCTTCCCGGCCGTCTCTTCGTCTCGACGGCGACCGGGCTACTTGGACCGACGTCAGGTTGTTCGCCCCCTGTCTTTCTTTTCTGCCGGCCCATATGGCCCTCATTGAGGGAGGGCCGGTTGTTCGGCGGCGTTTTCTCGACGTTGGGACGGCGCTTTTGTATCCTCTTTATGCCCGCCGGCTGTCCGACTGGCGGCGGCTCGTGAGGCACAAGCGGTACTTGTTGCGTTTGGGGAAACCTGGCGACGTAGCTGACCGGATCATGAAGCCATTGGCCGGGTGGCTGTGGCTGAAGCGGGAAGAATTTGTCGGCGCCCTGCAGAGAGAACTTGACGCTCAGGCGGACTTGCTTTCCTGTCCGGTTCAGATTGGACTGCAACGGGGCGGCGGCGGGGCGTGTTTTGACCCGGAAGAGGATTTTGCCGCCGGGTTGGAGCGTCTTGGACCGGCGGAGAGAAAGAGCGGCCTGCCGCTTGTAGGGCCTCACAGGGACGATTTGACTCTGACGGTTTCCGAGCGACGGGCAATTGATTATTTCAGCCGAGGTCAGCGCCGTCGGGCCGCATTGGCGCTGATTTTAGCTGCAGGAGGAGCGGTCAAGTCCCAGCTCGGCCGTTCGCCGATTCTTTTGATCGACGAGGTGGCGTCCGAGTTAGACGAGTTGGGACGTCAGAAGGTCGTTCAAGCGTTAGGGCAAAGCGGCTGTCAGGTCTTCGCCGCGACCGCCGAGCCCCAGTCGCTGGACTGGCCTGGCGATCGGTTCGTCATGAGGCAGGGGAGCGCTGAAAAGCTCTGA
- the mnmG gene encoding tRNA uridine-5-carboxymethylaminomethyl(34) synthesis enzyme MnmG, translated as MERITQPLGGFDVVVVGGGHAGCEAALAAARMGASVLLVAQDLSRVAFMPCNPSIGGPAKGHLVREISALGGEQARAADASAIMTRWLNTSKGAAVRALRCQCDLNDYGRYYFARLTETPGLELLQDEVTGLIYDDWAVLGVRTRFGLEIPAKRVILTTGTHLRGLIHVGLVNYPSGPVGQQASVRLADELAKMGLPTFRLKTGTPPRLHADSIDWSVLERQEGEDTPECFDFWGTPAVHKEAFCAVLRTNKETHRIVTDHLDESPIVQRVITGVGPRYCPSIESKVIAFPNKDSHPLFLEPVDRLGKEIYVQNFSTSLPASVQWPMVHSLPGCGRAKILKPGYAIEYDALNPLGLTPWLERKEVPGLFCAGQINGTSGYEEAAAQGLLAGINAVLSLRGEEPLVLGRHEAYLGVLVDDLVTKGTDEPYRMLTSRCEYRLLLRHDNADRRLAAKGAALGLVSQSKWDELRHRWDREDREFDRLGSLKLTAQQVDGVLTACQSRPTGQGMTAAALLRRPEVTYQALAAVGAGELTGDEADAVAVRVKYEGYVKRQELAAQSMLRLEGLEIPQDFDFKLLNGALSESVEKLERVRPRTLGQASRISGVTPADLQHLAMILRSGVAGHAKP; from the coding sequence TTGGAGAGAATAACTCAGCCGTTGGGCGGTTTTGACGTCGTTGTCGTCGGAGGAGGTCATGCGGGCTGTGAGGCGGCGTTAGCCGCCGCTCGGATGGGCGCCTCCGTTCTTCTCGTCGCTCAGGATCTAAGCCGCGTGGCTTTTATGCCCTGCAACCCGTCGATCGGCGGCCCGGCAAAAGGCCACTTGGTCCGGGAGATTTCGGCTCTGGGGGGCGAACAGGCTCGGGCAGCCGACGCGTCGGCTATTATGACCCGATGGCTCAACACGTCGAAAGGCGCGGCGGTTCGCGCGCTTCGGTGTCAGTGCGACCTGAACGACTACGGCAGGTATTACTTCGCCCGGCTGACTGAAACGCCGGGACTTGAACTGCTCCAAGATGAAGTGACGGGCCTGATCTATGACGATTGGGCCGTTTTAGGCGTCAGAACTCGTTTTGGCTTGGAGATCCCGGCGAAACGGGTAATTCTGACCACTGGAACGCACCTGCGGGGGCTGATTCACGTCGGTTTGGTGAATTACCCGTCCGGCCCCGTGGGACAGCAGGCGAGCGTCAGGCTGGCCGACGAGCTGGCTAAGATGGGACTGCCGACTTTTCGCCTGAAGACCGGGACGCCACCGCGGCTTCACGCCGATTCGATCGACTGGTCGGTTCTGGAACGGCAGGAAGGGGAAGACACGCCGGAGTGTTTTGATTTTTGGGGAACGCCTGCCGTTCACAAAGAGGCGTTCTGCGCTGTGCTGAGAACCAACAAGGAGACTCACCGCATCGTGACGGACCACTTGGACGAGTCGCCGATCGTCCAACGGGTGATTACCGGCGTCGGCCCGAGGTACTGTCCTTCGATTGAATCAAAAGTCATCGCCTTTCCGAATAAGGACAGCCACCCGCTGTTCCTCGAGCCGGTTGACCGGCTGGGGAAGGAAATTTACGTGCAAAACTTTTCCACCAGCCTGCCGGCGTCCGTCCAGTGGCCGATGGTTCACAGCCTGCCGGGCTGCGGCAGGGCGAAGATCTTAAAGCCTGGGTACGCTATCGAGTACGACGCCCTAAACCCGCTGGGTCTGACGCCGTGGCTGGAGCGAAAGGAAGTTCCCGGGCTCTTCTGCGCCGGTCAGATCAACGGGACGTCGGGGTACGAAGAGGCGGCTGCTCAGGGGCTTTTAGCAGGTATCAACGCCGTTTTAAGCCTGAGAGGAGAGGAACCGTTGGTGCTTGGCCGTCACGAAGCCTACCTCGGCGTTTTAGTGGACGACTTGGTGACGAAGGGAACCGACGAACCCTACCGAATGTTGACGAGCCGGTGCGAGTACCGGCTTCTGCTTCGGCATGACAACGCGGACCGGCGTTTGGCCGCCAAGGGCGCGGCCCTCGGCTTGGTCTCCCAGTCCAAGTGGGACGAGCTGCGCCACCGGTGGGACCGGGAGGACAGGGAGTTCGATAGGCTGGGTTCGCTCAAGCTCACGGCTCAGCAGGTCGACGGCGTGTTGACGGCCTGCCAGTCGCGCCCGACGGGTCAGGGCATGACAGCCGCCGCCCTTTTGCGCCGGCCGGAAGTCACCTATCAGGCGTTGGCTGCCGTCGGCGCGGGAGAACTGACCGGGGACGAGGCGGACGCGGTAGCCGTGCGGGTGAAGTACGAAGGGTACGTGAAGCGCCAAGAGCTGGCCGCCCAGTCGATGCTCCGCTTGGAAGGACTGGAAATTCCGCAGGACTTTGACTTTAAGCTCCTGAACGGCGCGCTGTCCGAGAGCGTTGAAAAGCTGGAACGGGTTCGGCCCCGGACGCTGGGTCAGGCGAGCCGGATCTCGGGGGTGACGCCGGCGGACCTTCAGCACTTGGCTATGATTCTTCGATCTGGAGTTGCCGGCCATGCCAAGCCCTGA
- a CDS encoding DUF721 domain-containing protein, with protein sequence MPSPEPLSLGTLLAKYMPPAFQVALRLMKIEKEWDQVVSPQLAGKTKPVSFDRTGLVVECVSPAAAQLIAMSSRSILKAIEKRWGQAFPGIRTVVVRQLSRRVSRPQEPRGRAINPDAKTVTQYFEENAEKFSNKNVALALARLRATFEKRFGGNEQK encoded by the coding sequence ATGCCAAGCCCTGAACCGCTGTCGTTAGGCACTCTTCTTGCCAAGTACATGCCGCCGGCCTTTCAAGTCGCTCTTCGGCTGATGAAAATTGAAAAGGAATGGGATCAGGTCGTCAGTCCTCAGCTGGCCGGAAAAACCAAGCCAGTCAGCTTTGACCGAACCGGCTTGGTCGTCGAGTGCGTCTCACCGGCCGCGGCTCAGCTGATTGCCATGTCGAGCCGGTCAATCCTCAAGGCGATTGAAAAGCGATGGGGACAGGCGTTCCCGGGGATTCGGACGGTGGTGGTCCGTCAGCTGTCCCGGCGGGTTTCAAGGCCTCAGGAGCCGAGAGGACGGGCGATCAACCCGGACGCGAAAACTGTGACCCAGTACTTTGAGGAAAACGCCGAGAAATTTTCCAATAAGAACGTGGCTCTTGCCCTGGCCCGCCTTCGAGCGACGTTTGAGAAGCGATTCGGGGGGAATGAACAAAAATAA
- a CDS encoding nitroreductase family protein, translating into MNETIQAILSRRSIRKFTSEPIKPEDLKLILAAALSGPSACNFRPVHLVVMDDRAVIDQFAEIHKFAGMAKGAPLVIAVCAETNLSTISSHYWRDDAAAAMENLLLAAHSLGYGAVWCGGIIHCSDHEERHEGIRRLLGLPETVSPLGYAVIGRPAEKHPSYPETGDAEKVHHNVW; encoded by the coding sequence ATGAACGAGACGATCCAAGCGATTCTGAGCCGCCGGTCGATTCGCAAGTTCACGTCCGAACCGATCAAGCCGGAGGATTTAAAGCTGATACTGGCCGCGGCGCTGTCCGGGCCGAGCGCGTGCAACTTCAGGCCCGTCCATCTGGTCGTCATGGACGATCGAGCCGTTATCGACCAGTTCGCCGAGATCCATAAGTTCGCCGGCATGGCCAAGGGGGCGCCTCTGGTGATCGCCGTCTGCGCCGAGACGAATCTGTCGACCATTTCGAGCCACTACTGGCGGGACGACGCCGCGGCAGCGATGGAAAACCTCCTGTTGGCCGCCCACTCGTTAGGGTACGGGGCGGTCTGGTGCGGCGGCATCATTCACTGTTCGGACCACGAGGAACGGCACGAGGGGATCCGTCGCCTGCTCGGCCTGCCTGAGACGGTTTCGCCGCTGGGATACGCGGTCATCGGCCGACCGGCGGAGAAGCACCCGTCCTACCCGGAAACTGGCGACGCGGAAAAGGTTCATCACAACGTCTGGTAG
- a CDS encoding formate/nitrite transporter family protein, producing MKSLPQMAQAAAALAQARGTEPARQAFLLGILAGGYVGIAGLAMLTLTARLSGVPGGLAGLLSGLVFTTGLVLVVTAGGELFTGNCLMPVGLFTGSCSWGQILRNWIIVYLGNLVGSLLVVGLLAFSGLLGGDGAVAERARAVAAAKMALPFGAAFVRGILCNWLVTLAVWVTLAADSISDKVAGVLFPITAFVLSGYEHCVANMFFLPAGILAGSSGQLEALPWSGLSSNLIPVTLGNAVGGAVLVAVFYSVALGVTKEKQ from the coding sequence ATGAAATCGTTGCCCCAGATGGCTCAAGCCGCCGCCGCGCTGGCCCAAGCGAGAGGAACCGAACCGGCCCGTCAGGCGTTTCTCCTTGGAATTTTAGCCGGCGGTTACGTCGGCATCGCCGGACTTGCCATGCTTACCCTGACGGCCCGGCTGTCGGGCGTCCCCGGCGGCTTGGCTGGCCTGCTGTCCGGCCTTGTGTTCACCACAGGCCTCGTGCTGGTGGTCACGGCTGGCGGCGAGCTGTTCACGGGAAACTGTCTGATGCCGGTGGGACTTTTTACCGGCAGCTGCTCTTGGGGACAGATTCTGCGAAACTGGATCATCGTTTACCTTGGGAACCTCGTCGGCTCCCTCTTGGTCGTGGGGCTGCTGGCCTTCAGCGGCCTGCTGGGCGGTGACGGCGCCGTCGCCGAGCGTGCCAGAGCCGTGGCCGCCGCAAAGATGGCCCTGCCGTTCGGCGCCGCGTTCGTCCGAGGCATTTTGTGCAACTGGCTCGTCACGTTGGCCGTGTGGGTCACCTTGGCCGCCGACTCTATTTCCGACAAAGTCGCCGGAGTCCTTTTCCCCATCACAGCCTTCGTGCTGTCCGGCTACGAACACTGCGTGGCCAACATGTTTTTCCTGCCGGCCGGAATTTTGGCCGGCTCCTCGGGCCAGCTGGAGGCCCTGCCTTGGTCCGGCCTGTCCAGCAACTTAATTCCTGTCACGCTGGGCAACGCCGTCGGCGGTGCCGTTCTCGTCGCCGTCTTTTACTCTGTCGCCCTCGGAGTGACAAAGGAAAAACAGTAG
- a CDS encoding uracil-DNA glycosylase, with protein sequence MLARELAGCSRCGLRAGAKAPVFGSGPRESRVVLVGEAPGAAEDESGIPFVGASGRLLSQLLEESGLRRDELFITNAVKCRPPDNRTPQKDELSCCLCWLRRQLEMIRPDGIITVGNVPSRALLGRREGVTALRGRFYSLEIGGRTAWVRPIFHPAYLLRNRTRRPGSPILLTLEDLKDVACRVSAPAQSKGDLS encoded by the coding sequence ATGCTGGCCCGCGAGCTTGCGGGCTGTTCGCGCTGCGGGCTCAGGGCCGGCGCGAAAGCGCCGGTGTTCGGTTCGGGCCCCCGAGAAAGCCGCGTCGTCCTCGTGGGAGAGGCCCCCGGCGCGGCGGAGGACGAATCGGGCATTCCGTTCGTCGGGGCGTCGGGCCGGCTGCTCTCCCAGCTTTTGGAGGAAAGCGGCCTTCGGCGCGACGAGCTGTTCATCACCAACGCGGTCAAGTGCCGACCGCCGGACAACCGCACCCCACAAAAGGACGAGCTTTCCTGCTGTCTGTGCTGGCTCCGCCGACAGCTTGAAATGATCCGCCCCGACGGCATTATCACCGTGGGCAACGTCCCGTCTCGGGCGCTGCTTGGGCGGCGGGAGGGCGTCACAGCCCTGCGGGGAAGGTTTTATTCGCTGGAAATCGGCGGCCGGACGGCCTGGGTCCGCCCCATTTTTCACCCCGCCTATCTGCTGCGCAACCGGACGCGGCGTCCAGGCTCGCCGATTCTGCTGACACTGGAGGACCTGAAGGACGTGGCCTGCCGCGTCAGCGCTCCAGCGCAATCGAAAGGAGATCTCTCATGA
- a CDS encoding acyl-[acyl-carrier-protein] thioesterase yields the protein MDDKVFRVSASVRGAWVSPALTIKPPCLLDVLQMAADRVVEDLHLTMTDMLKLGVSWMVHRYDVELARPLMDKAPITVETWHKAVDDLFTVREFCLLDGEGKTVGTAVSSWILVDVARRRPVRLSRHVPEQFITYSSRPARLIRGHLPPLSRIDSEEPVHVRLCDLDMNGHVNNTSYAAWMTEGVPDDVFASCGLVGMTIEFLHEVTRQSRLVCRSGRDGLEFCHELTDESGRVFCRGRTKWQKLLC from the coding sequence GTGGACGACAAGGTATTCCGCGTTTCGGCATCTGTCCGAGGGGCGTGGGTTTCTCCGGCCCTGACCATCAAGCCGCCGTGCCTGCTGGACGTGCTCCAAATGGCAGCCGATCGGGTGGTAGAAGATTTGCATCTGACGATGACCGACATGCTCAAACTTGGCGTGTCGTGGATGGTGCACCGGTACGACGTGGAGCTGGCCCGACCCTTGATGGACAAGGCCCCGATCACCGTGGAGACGTGGCACAAGGCGGTCGATGACCTTTTTACGGTGCGGGAGTTCTGCCTGCTGGACGGGGAGGGAAAGACCGTCGGCACGGCCGTCAGCTCGTGGATTCTGGTGGACGTTGCCCGACGGCGGCCGGTTCGGCTGAGCCGTCACGTGCCGGAACAGTTTATAACCTACTCGAGCCGGCCGGCTCGGCTCATTCGCGGGCACCTGCCGCCGCTTTCCCGAATTGACAGCGAAGAGCCAGTTCACGTTCGGCTGTGCGACTTGGACATGAACGGACACGTGAACAACACGAGCTATGCCGCATGGATGACCGAAGGCGTGCCGGACGACGTTTTCGCCTCCTGCGGCCTCGTGGGAATGACGATCGAGTTCCTTCACGAGGTCACCCGGCAGAGCCGGCTGGTCTGTCGGAGCGGGCGGGACGGCCTCGAGTTCTGCCACGAGCTGACGGACGAGTCGGGGCGGGTTTTCTGCCGCGGCCGGACCAAGTGGCAGAAGCTTTTGTGCTGA
- a CDS encoding sugar kinase, with protein MAEAFVLKMIPVHVDGLTAYALGREGLQTFPAGQVSLRGPVCWLTAEGRVPELVGAQDQVRPVGLIGAAGLTRLGAFIFLGEEVDGAVSPGLSGGQPVRLAHLTVPADCSCPCGGRRHLAGLWALSSLKRRFGSEESLASLWENREESGLAPIWGEAMTGLACAIASLASLFGVQSVVLGGPVGELPDFCLEVGDWVYPLLGRPQRPGPAIEPWGGEEEFLMNARRAV; from the coding sequence GTGGCAGAAGCTTTTGTGCTGAAAATGATCCCGGTTCACGTTGACGGCCTGACGGCTTACGCCCTCGGGAGAGAGGGGCTTCAGACCTTTCCGGCAGGTCAGGTTTCTCTGCGGGGCCCTGTTTGTTGGCTGACCGCTGAGGGGCGGGTCCCTGAGCTTGTGGGGGCCCAAGATCAGGTTCGCCCAGTCGGTCTCATCGGCGCGGCCGGTCTAACTCGCCTGGGGGCGTTCATCTTCTTGGGCGAAGAGGTAGACGGCGCCGTCAGCCCCGGCCTTTCGGGTGGTCAACCTGTGAGGCTGGCTCACCTGACCGTGCCGGCCGACTGTTCGTGTCCCTGCGGCGGCCGGCGGCATTTAGCCGGGCTGTGGGCGCTGAGTTCCCTCAAACGGCGGTTTGGAAGCGAGGAGAGTTTGGCGAGCCTGTGGGAAAACCGGGAGGAGTCCGGGTTGGCTCCGATTTGGGGCGAGGCCATGACGGGACTTGCCTGCGCGATCGCGTCGCTGGCGTCGCTCTTCGGCGTCCAGTCGGTCGTCCTCGGTGGGCCCGTCGGCGAACTGCCGGACTTTTGTCTTGAAGTCGGCGACTGGGTCTACCCGCTGCTTGGCAGGCCCCAGCGTCCCGGCCCGGCGATTGAGCCGTGGGGCGGAGAAGAGGAGTTCTTGATGAACGCGCGGAGGGCAGTATGA
- a CDS encoding DMT family transporter — translation MSTTENETALLARVKPYLPMTLASVIWGVMVMPSSWALEELDPVVLLIARTALGGLIAACYSLWRHRTLRPAPGEWFWLIFMGLAGVTGNNLCYFWALNLTSKTNVVVIYAVSPVVTILLAHLFLGERLSLRRIVGVLLAVGGVMTLLTGGQLGRVMDISFNAGDLWELTGVFLAALMAVAAVKVRQTPAGIALTHTMLSGLTGAVLIGSVLGFHLPAHLSLRGVLSVAYLGVFSSCLAYGCQQISAVTIGASATMAFASCVPVIGMLTAWLVAGETVTLLQIGCTVLILLGLWLNAGEKS, via the coding sequence ATGAGTACGACGGAAAACGAAACAGCGCTGTTAGCCCGGGTTAAGCCGTATCTCCCAATGACGCTGGCCTCAGTCATCTGGGGCGTCATGGTGATGCCCTCCAGTTGGGCGCTGGAGGAGCTGGACCCGGTGGTCCTTTTGATCGCCCGCACGGCATTGGGCGGGCTGATCGCGGCTTGCTATTCCTTGTGGCGGCATCGGACGCTGCGCCCGGCGCCGGGCGAGTGGTTCTGGCTGATCTTCATGGGGCTGGCCGGCGTGACAGGGAACAACCTCTGCTACTTCTGGGCGCTGAACCTGACCAGCAAGACGAACGTGGTGGTCATTTACGCCGTGTCGCCGGTGGTTACTATTCTCTTGGCCCACCTGTTCTTGGGTGAGAGGCTGAGCCTGCGGCGGATCGTCGGCGTCCTGCTGGCCGTCGGCGGCGTCATGACCCTGTTGACCGGCGGACAGCTGGGGCGGGTGATGGACATATCCTTCAACGCCGGCGACCTGTGGGAGCTGACCGGCGTGTTTCTCGCCGCCCTGATGGCCGTGGCGGCGGTGAAGGTTCGTCAGACTCCTGCCGGCATCGCGTTGACCCACACGATGCTTTCCGGGTTAACCGGCGCGGTCTTGATCGGCTCGGTTCTGGGGTTTCACCTGCCGGCTCACCTGAGCCTTCGGGGCGTCCTTTCGGTGGCGTATTTAGGCGTTTTCAGCAGCTGTCTGGCCTATGGCTGTCAGCAGATTTCCGCCGTGACCATCGGGGCGTCGGCCACGATGGCGTTCGCCAGCTGCGTGCCGGTGATCGGCATGCTGACCGCTTGGCTGGTCGCCGGAGAGACAGTGACGCTCCTTCAGATCGGATGTACGGTTCTTATTCTGCTGGGCCTGTGGCTTAACGCCGGCGAGAAAAGCTGA